GGTAATACTACGACCGACTGACTTGATTCAGGTTTGTGTGTTGTCACGACAGTGCTCCGTGTCACAAACAAAAACTCTTATTCAGCTGATCCCACGGTTGCAGCATCGTCCAACACACTATTTctgttttataattacaataaatgtcATGACTTTGATTTAGTTTGTTTATGAATATCAGGACGCGTCCGTCGAATGTCTTGTTCTAGTTTCATTAGTGTATTTAGTTAATACGTGACGCGCAATGTAAGTAGATATAAGTCAAATGTGACATTGTAATGTGCAAATacagtgaatatattattaactttgatcgatctgtaatttttattgtttaaacatttatatacttacaaagttacaaatatgtttaaaacatataatcAACCACATCATTTATATGTATTGACCAATcggttaaaagttaatttacgaGAAGCAATACAAATGCTTAAAAATCCGAACAAAATATCAGTGTTGAATGTTCAAGACTTGAGCCACAGCCAGGTAAGTGGTATATTTGTacagaacataataatacaaaattaatgtcAGATGGCATCGAGTGGCAAGCGACAGGCACAAATTTATTACCTAGTGATAAAAAACCAATTATGCAAGTCGAATACTTTGCATcggaaaatgtatacaaaagtatttttaagttgACTGGAAAATATCGATATAATGCTACTTTGATAAATTATGCACAAACTTCAAACGCAAACATTACTGACCCACCGGAAAATAAAATCCATACGCCAcagtttatttctaaaaaaagatCCATAAAAAGTGTAATGAAacatcgttttaaaatattcaaaaaattaactaatgaaGAAATAGTGAATGATCAATCTAATATTGAACCAATTAGGTAATATAACgcctattttttaaaattataaaatattattatatactaccattttttttagaaacatcAATTTTGACCCACGTGCTTTAGGAGCTGACTTTTCCCTTCCAGGTACTTCATCATCTATTTCTACACCACAttggtaataaactatttattttatactacataattatGTTCTACCTTTAAGTTATCTATTACCTATACTCATTCATCGTTTTACAGCTCTGCTGTCCACCCATTCCAATATTTTGAGCATGTTTTACATGAACATGATGCAATTGAGTCGTCTGCTTTTGAAGCTAATGCATCTCCGAAGTTATCATTTGAAGTACCAGATAAGTatgcactatattatacatgtattatatacagtgaCACAACTGGGGCTAAAATGTTGGGAGGGGGCTGTAGTCCTCCTGATATTACATGAAAAATAACCCGTCGGGGCGATGCCCCCACATCCcccataataatttaattaaaaatattaaaaaaatctgcTTCAAAAACGTCTGCTTCATTTattcaaacacaaaaaaataccttttagttttttttaatttgttgtaagtTACTTGgagttaaattgaaaaaaaaaacaataaatgtggcatatattaaaaatgatttgtataTTTAGATGTGTAGGTAATGTACTGTCTACTATAGAACCGACAATAACATCCCCTAAACTGAAGGACCATCAACTATAAACATAGACAGTCATACTAGTCATactaataggtaaatataatttacaaaattgtgatttgatttgtttatttaagtaattattttttataatttcttagtacaACTTCTGAAAACTTGTTTAAAGGACGACGAGTAGTAGATGTGTATCATATTTTCAATCAGATTCAAAATACCGTCCACGTAAATGATATTGGTTGTTCGTTTTTAGATATGACTTTGATAAATGAAAAACAGTTTGGATTTAGaacagtatttaaatttatttgtaaaatgtgtaaCACAATATCATACATAGAATCAGAAAAACAAAAACCTGATACTTATATGCCAATTAATCAATCAGCAGTAAGCGGCACTATTGCTATTGGTATTGGCTATAGTCAATTATCAGAATTGTGTGCAACAATGGATATTCCATGTATGTCTTCCAATACATTTCTATCGGTTCAAGAAGATATTAGTCAGCAAATTCATATAATCGCTGAAAGAGAAATGCAAATTGCTGGCGAGGAAAAAAAACGGTTGGCCTTAGAGTCTGGTTCAATTGATACGGATGGAACGCCAATGTGTATtgcaatgtaattaaataacaagGAACTTTTTGTTACTTATATCACATTTTTTAAGaaactgttaaaaatgtaataatattaaaagcagtttaaaacaaaatataaaatttaaacaatgtaaattaaaattaaaaatataaaaacaattaaataacaaggatctttttgttatttgtattaggTTATAGTGTAATGTcatatttgatgaaattaatttagttcattaattccaattttctttttttaatttctaactcaacatttaatatttccatttcaactatatatttttctttcatttgAGAAATTTCAAGCTCAATTTTAGTCTTGTTTAAGCatgcaattttcattttttcatctGCAAGATTGCACCACTTTTTGTTGGTAGTTGTGCCTGTACACTTTTTGGGTGTCTTTTCATATACAAAAGCAAGTTTTTCctatataaaacaacaattataacTGTAAAATGTACTTCCTTAAATAGTTGattcattaaaacaaatttttactgAAGTTCAACagaaaacaattttgatattgGCTGATTTTTGTTAACATGAGTAAAAactacaacaatattaaattacaaaatgtaatatgataataataataacctgtACAGGATCTGATAGTGAAGATACTAATTGTTTAGATAATGGAGTCTTTAATAATGCTGGCGAATAATCATCCCAATCTTGCTTTCCAGGATTACTGGATAAtgaattaaattctattttagatGTTGATGGAATGTTTGAAATTTCATTATCGTTGTTATTATGagaaatatctttaaaaaatatttgatttcattataccttacaaaatattttttaatatacagctataaaataaaactaacctgGTTCATTGTCTTCATCACAATCAAATACTGCATAATCTCCAGTTGCTTGAGTGGTAAGATGATCAAGCGTTTCCATTTCAGATACACTGTACACCGATACATTTTTTGCTGGTCCACCACCAGTTCCTTTAATATAGGACTTTTCTGCTGTCACTTTTTGtttcagtgttttttttatattatcccatttcttttttaatatattaactggACGGTGTTCAAGAGACATACTATTGCAATTAAATTCTTTACCTAAGTCTTCCCAACTGGACTGTTTCTGTTTCCATGTTAATGAATCTGATTTCTTACATTCAATTTTGTCGCATCGTTTATGTACTAATGTTTTAGCAACTCGATTTCGTCAGATGAAAAATTAGTACTTCTTTTTGCCATCTTTCTTCCCTAAAAAACtatatacaactattattttatttactacctatttaaCAATTTCGTACAGGGTTCAAAAAACGCACTTACATACTGTTTAAAACTATTtctcaaattcaattttaaagttttaaacgatCACAATATCACATTATCACTGATTACATACTGTGTGTACACTATTGCATGCGCTTTACGTGATAGTATACTGATTAGCCGTGGAAGAATAAACAATATAGCCATTATAAGGCTTAAGCTAAAGCTTAGCTAAGTAGAAGATTGAAATACTCGTTCACATTTAAGGTTCACCTTAATCAAAGTTTTTGGTTTATCTTAATTCTAAGATAAACCCGTATTGAAATACCAGCCCTTATTAATATCaacttcatattatttaaaacataactaaTGAATACGTGTATAGGAGAATAATCGTCTAACTATCGTACGAAAAGTACTTCAGGTTACCTAAAGTTAAAACGTAAAAGACGCAACATggttactaaaaaatgtatttaatcttattattttatgtgtattttaaaaaagtatttagattACAAATGTAAATCAAGCTATCTTGTTAAATTTGTTGTGATTTATGTATGGATACACATATTTAAGTTAACAGGAGCTTTCATTAAAAAGTAAGTCTAGCGAGGATCGAGCGCGCGTCGTGTACGTACATTAGAAATACACGAGTGACAATTTACGCAATGGTCAATATTGTATGGACCCGCTCAACTAGACTGTTTGTGAAATAATAAGGCTTGATGCACACGTGCGGTTTTTAAACGCGCGGTACCGCGTTTGCGTTTACTCACAACTGGATTGAACTATGCACACGAACGCGCGGTGACGCAGTGGCACCGCGCGTCAACTTGCGGGCGATCGTGTACCGCAATTCCCCGAGGCACCGCACTCGCATTTGCGGAGCGTCATAACGTGTTTTTGTATGTGCAGTGCACACGAGCGTCGTTTTGCcgcaaaacataaaaaaaaatatgtccgaAAATCTTGAAGAGAATTTTGACATATCGGGGAAATAAAAAATCATCCAGAATTTTGGAATATTGCTGCCGAAACATATCGTGATCGACAGAAAAAAAGAGGGGCATGGATTAAAATTTGtcgtatattttgtaaagattTCGACGAAAAAGACGAGAAGGAAAGAAATGAAAGCAGCCTCACTCGCCTCTAATATTCTACTCAACAGTACCATTGACAAAATATCATCCTACGATATTTTTACGTCcgtcaaaaataaaatccttTTGTCATGGCAACACCACTGGGACTCCATTCCGCCTACCAACAAacttaaacacataaaatgttCTGTGAAACAGTGGTCTACACCTCCGGACCTCAACCGACGTCAAAATATTGCCATCACTCGCATTAGAATCGGTCACACCTTTCTCACACACTCCTTCCTCATCAGTAAAGATCAACCCCCTATATGCAACACATGTCAAACCCGTATCACCATAAGACACATTTTTGAAGAATGCCCAGTACACGAACCAACCCGCACTCTGCTCAACCTACCACCCAACATCAAAGAAGCTCTAAATGAAGAACACACTTTAAAAACTATCGAATTCATCACCAAAGACAAccttatcaacaaaatatagttttaatataaatcaaattgtaaatctatttaaacaaatattgtaattttttaatattgtaatctacttttcttttttccttttttttgctTTGTTAAACTAAAACATAAATGTTGGCTAATAACCTTTGTAGTTGAAGCctgtaaactttaaataaaaaaaaaaaaaaagaaatgaaatttgtaagtattattttataccattattttttcGAAATCGCAACTTgtaagtttaaacttttaagatattctgacaaataatattctaattttattattataatactagtttTACTAGTTTTACtcatattagttataaatagttattaatattcattgttattgagagtatctatttttaatttttatcagctGAACGTCTAGACGGTCATTTTAGGGACTGACGCACACTTATTCGATATTGTATATTGTGACAGTGGATATTGATCAATAGTCGCCttatgttgtattaaaaaaatacatccgtggtttaatatattttgttaatttattttagattattagcGTTTTGAATAGGtaaatacagtaaataatacaatacaaattatacgaataatgaataataatacaagattttaatataaaatataaaatataatttatttgccaTGGGACACTACCATTATCGGAAACAAAATAATCTGCCAACTGGTTTCTCGCTTGAATAAACTGATTAGGTGCTCTAGAGGGTCTTGGATGTTCTTGAAGGTCTTTTTGTCCAATGGATCCTTCTATATACATAGTATCTACTAGTTTAAACCCATCCCTAGCCCTAACAAAATTATGGAGAGCACAGCATGTCTTCACTAAAAGTATTGATAAATCCAAATTTGCATTTATtggtttatgaaatattttccatttattaGAAAGTATTCCAAATGCAGACTCGAGATTCCTCCTAGCACGAGATAACCTGTAGTTAAAAATCCTTTTTTTGTCCACCAAATATTTACCACTGTAGGGtctcattatattttttgaaagtgAAAACGCTTCATCACCAACGAACGTGTAGGGCATATTTGGACTTACAGTTCCTGGGAGAGGTTTGCCCCTTGGAATATGTAACTCATTATTTTCAAGTTGTTCATACAAATTGCTCCTTTCGAATACAGTGCTGTCCGATTCTTTTCCAAATGCCCCAACATCTATGtaaatgaaattgtattttgcgTCTACAATCGCcaataatacaattgaaaaaaaaatgtttataattgtagAAAAGGGACCCACTTATTCTTGGCTTTCTTATTCGTACATGTTTCCCATCTATGGCACCTAAACAATTAGGAAACTGGCAGTTTTTTTCAAAACCCTCTGCAATTTCTCTCCAACGATTTTCAGTAAATTCTGGAAAAGACTCTTCTCGTAAACAATCCCAAAGAGCATTGCAAacttttcttaatatttttcctatCGTTGTGTGTCCAAGTCTGTACGTTAAGTGTAGATCGATTTGATCACTTCCACTACCTAAGTacctaaacaataaataaaaaaacaaattgacaaTCTTTGAATATTCATAAAAAggttaatacttataaaatatcaattaaatattattatttattatagattaatacaattttcagtaCCAAATtacttgtacataatatacatgtttttaTTGGTTATTTCAGGCACTAAATTCATTCAAAAGTGGAAGAACATTAAAGATCACTATGCTAAaagtgagaaaaaaatgtaaatcggGACAAGCTGCTAATACTGGGAGACGGTACATTTATGCACAACAGTTGTCATTCTTACAAACTGGTCATGTAGCTTAGATCATGAAGCATTATTGGACCAGCAAGATTCAGTGGACCATCAAGAGTCACATTACAGTAGCTTAGATTTAGATGGATCAGAATGCCCTCCTCGCTATAAACAGAATTCTACAAAGAAACGTAAAAATGACTTAGAGTCTTCCTTGGTAGAATTTTTGAATACTCCAATTCCTACAACTCCACCAATTGTTCCAGAGATCAACCCAGATAGATCTTTCTTTGAAAGTTTACTTCCGTCTATAAGTAGTTTCACAGAAGACCAGAAGCTGGAGTTTTGTTGCGAAATACTGAACATTATTAAGCGTATGAGGAATCAACAAGCTGTACAGCAATATGGATATCCACCAAACAACCCACATTACAAACCCGCACATGGATATGGTCAGAATACGTATCCATATTCCAGTTACATCGAGCTTAATCGTCCCCCTCAGCCAAATCAATGCCCCACACCAATTACACAATTACGAACACCTCTTTCTACTCAACTGTCTCAAACAACCAGCACTGGGGTTCCTACAATATCTCCAACATCCTCAACTTCAGCATCTATGGACAACCAGTTTTACAGTGAAGAAGATAGCATAGACCTTTTTGGagattaataaaatcatttgaagtaatatttcgtttataattataaatagggaacggatttaaatgctctaaaaaacaagaaaaatgccttaaaaaaatacgatttaatgccttaaaaaaatgctttaacatcaaaaaatgcactaaaaaaatgccttaaaaaactttaaaaatgggttttatattcaataaaaacaaaattttaaatttaaaacttataaaaaacacattattatgaaaaatctaataaaaaatatttaaatacaatacaaccttaattaattaattttcaattatcttcTGTCCATCTTCTTTTTACcctaaaagataaataatttaataggtataccatttagataggtatattcgtTTTACTTTTACCTTTTGTTTCATAGCATTGTATTATACACGTGTCAACAATAATTTCGTAATTtcgtaacataatacatatttaggtattttagttttttttagaatgaatgtggaaaaaatgttgaaaaaatgttgaaaaaatgacttaaaaaccacaaaatgcactaaaagtttcaaaaaatgctctaaaaatgcattaaagtcttaaaaatgcaaaataatgcaaaataatgcaaaataaaagatacattttttaattctttgacGTATGAAATGAACTTTTTGCTTGGAAACCAATGTTTTCGgacattcagaaaaaaatgcaatttgcattcaaatccgttccctaattattattattattttttaatttactttgacCGAGTTTTATGCCTTCGGCTTTCTCGGCATCaacttaaatactaaatttgttcaaataaacatatatatatatatatttccccAAATTGAGGTGTTATTATTTCACCGTCGGTACCTTACCTATTACTGGGTCAAATGTATTCCCGTtcttagatattaaaaaaaatccacggTACTCCGGCTTTCGGGTCTCGGTCCGTGGTTGGCGACCGTGAAATGTTCGAGGCGGCCACATGACTCTCGAGAACATGATAAATATGATCGAGCAGTCACAACCTTTTTTTAATCTCGTGGCTTTCTTCATACAGTAGAGATTTTTGTAGATCGGAATTAGCATGATATGTCTGTAAACCTTCTTTGCTAATGTCAATTTCTTCATAAAGAGGTGAACTGTCTTTGTTGAATTGACTATGGATATTATTACGGATTGTTGTGTCGTTTGGTAATAAATTACGACTGGACTTTAAAAGTGACATGACACGGAGTGAAGATATATGATGTTCCAAAAACAATTCAATATCTGtgggtagtaaaatatttttaaatgttacattttttaatttttgaaagcTTGATTTTACCCCCTTGATTTTCAGCCCATTTTTGAAATGGATTATTTAACACTTCCTAGAGCTTCATTCAAATTTTTCTGGGTTTTTAGTATATGAACTTCTTCATCTTTTTCTAGATCTAATACTTTTTCCAATAGGTCATCGTTATCCGTTAAACCAGTTGCACTAACAAAGATAATTCTTTGTTTGTGCGTTTCACACGGCGTTTTTTCTCCACTTTAGTATCAGTACCATCGGTTTCATTTGTCAGTACAATGAATAAACTTAACAACAGAGAAAATATTTCTTCCAGAGACTTACTTCTTATTAACATACATAACGACCGGAGTATAACCTCTCTAACTTTTCTTGCTACAGTTTTAAGTGGTGGCCATttggtaattaattttaaaaaatgagcAATATCTGTTCTTATAAAGCATCTAGGAATCCAATGGTTATTAGTGGGgtgattattcaaaattaaatcagCACATGCGTTGATATAATCCTGTAGCGAAGAGTTCCGGGTAAAACATTGTACCACTGCTGACAGTATTGCCAATGACTGATCGCATACTGTCATTTTTGGCATTGGTACATCACTCTTCTTCCAATTAGCAAGCCAATTGGAAATTGCCACATTGCTATGCCTTTCACTAAGCATATTAGTGACGGTAAAACTAAATTCATTTTCTTGATCATAAACAAGAGCTTCATAAAGAAATATATACTTTGTTTTTTCGCTatcgtattttttaaagtttgaaacTACAGAATCAGTtgcatcaataataatttgttgacaCTTAGATGCACGTGCATAATTTCTGTATAAGTGAATTTGCTCTCCAGTATGATAGTATACGTAAAATGGATCGAGACCTACGTCATgaattacagttttaaattcaatttcagTTTTCGTTATACATAAAGCGGTCAATTTATCAGAATGTCGTTGATTATTTAAGCCTTGGCGTCTTTTTAAATTTCTCAAAGCATGTCCAGTTGGAATTATGGCTGGTTCATGATCacctaagtataaattaaaaaaaagtggtcaattggatgtcgctctgctgtacagtagattacaagtaggtcactgtatggtggatggtattaaatttgaatccaatgatataatatcattgtataagaaaaacgtgTTATGATCATACCATGCCATCATatctgtttatattaaattattatattatattaattataattgttagccATTAAGAATAAGAtaaaatacacacatacactcaTACACTCACACaaacatacaaaattagatatatgGATCTCCGTTAGTGGTTACCACACTTGTTGTACTGTCACCGTCCGGTGCATTTTAGATGTTCGTAAGCGAGTACGCagattgttaatataaaaacgtatacaatttttttatgtgtgtaaaaataaataacttaaataaaagttatattaatcaACTAGAAAAGAAGATCTTGTTGTTATACATCAACCATAgtcaactcaataat
This genomic window from Metopolophium dirhodum isolate CAU chromosome 1, ASM1992520v1, whole genome shotgun sequence contains:
- the LOC132937327 gene encoding uncharacterized protein LOC132937327, with translation MSLEHRPVNILKKKWDNIKKTLKQKVTAEKSYIKGTGGGPAKNVSVYSVSEMETLDHLTTQATGDYAVFDCDEDNEPDISHNNNDNEISNIPSTSKIEFNSLSSNPGKQDWDDYSPALLKTPLSKQLVSSLSDPVQEKLAFVYEKTPKKCTGTTTNKKWCNLADEKMKIACLNKTKIELEISQMKEKYIVEMEILNVELEIKKRKLELMN